A genomic segment from Perca flavescens isolate YP-PL-M2 chromosome 13, PFLA_1.0, whole genome shotgun sequence encodes:
- the esama gene encoding endothelial cell adhesion molecule a, protein MELHTTSRKLTLLLFTFLWGLSGIWAQIQMPQPSMDVTKGQKVVLKASYSAAPGSDPSTNTILWNFVSNSTQLIISYTKGSMSVGSSQFKGRVGFNANMPSSDVSLYINNTQESDSGRYLCQVIMPDNPGLTAELSLDVKVPPAVPKCSLSGKPVLKGNVTLSCSSSAGKPIPLYKWKKTSPTSEVFFSPMLNEKTGTLKLTNLSSNMSGKYVCTASNSAGAESCFINLEIVTSTNVGMIVGATVGSVVCFIFLLLICLIFLMKRRRDNEDDMANEIKEDAQAPKHVSWAKGGLGSDTISKNGTLSSIASSPHHKEPSHHHHNHHHLQQYPQRPPSDTASIITATGSMAGYRPSRHHGASTPTPSHYSYNNNTALPRGQAVPPEASTDGSSLPRPERYTQLPQAQLLPHAAYSQPQPPLQAAPSPPPLPTSTVTASNITRMGGVPIMVPAQNQAGSLV, encoded by the exons GCATATGGGCCCAGATCCAGATGCCCCAACCCAGTATGGATGTGACCAAGGGCCAGAAGGTGGTGCTGAAGGCCTCGTACAGCGCAGCGCCAGGCAGTGACCCCAGCACCAACACCATCCTGTGGAACTTTGTCTCTAACAGCACCCAGCTG ATCATCTCCTACACCAAAGGCTCCATGAGCGTGGGCAGCTCCCAGTTTAAGGGCCGCGTTGGTTTTAACGCCAACATGCCCTCCAGCGACGTGTCGCTGTACATCAACAACACACAGGAGTCGGACTCAGGACGCTACCTCTGCCAGGTCATCATGCCTGATAACCCTGGCCTCACTGCTGAGCTCAGTCTGGACGTGAAGG TCCCTCCTGCGGTGCCTAAGTGCTCTCTATCAGGGAAGCCGGTGCTGAAGGGAAACGTGACTCTGAGCTGCTCATCCAGCGCTGGGAAGCCCATTCCTCTGTACAAGTGGAAGAAAACCAGTCCCACCTCGGAGGTCTTCTTCTCACCCATGCTCA ATGAGAAGACGGGCACTCTGAAGCTGACCAACCTGAGCAGTAACATGTCAGGGAAGTACGTGTGCACGGCCAGCAACTCGGCCGGAGCCGAGAGCTGCTTCATCAACCTGGAGATCGTCACCT CCACTAATGTGGGGATGATTGTTGGCGCCACGGTGGGCTCAGTGGTTtgcttcatcttcctcctcctcatctgccTCATTTTCCTGATGAAGAGGCGGCGTGACAACGAGGACGACATGGCCAATGAAATCAA GGAGGACGCTCAGGCTCCCAAGCACGTGTCCTGGGCTAAGGGGGGCCTTGGTTCAGATACCATCTCCAAGAATGGCACCCTGTCCTCCATCGCCTCCAGCCCCCACCATAAAGAACcctcccaccaccaccacaaccaccaccacctGCAGCAGTACCCGCAGCGCCCCCCTTCAGACACCGCCTCCATCATCACCGCCACGGGCAGCATGGCCGGCTACCGCCCGTCCCGACACCATGGAgcctccacccccacccccagccACTACagctacaacaacaacaccgcCCTGCCCCGTGGCCAGGCCGTCCCCCCCGAGGCCAGCACCGATGGGAGCTCCCTGCCCAGACCGGAGCGCTACACCCAGCTGCCCCAGGCCCAGCTGCTGCCCCACGCCGCCTACAGCCAGCCGCAGCCGCCACTCCAGGCGGCTCCCTCCCCGCCACCGCTGCCCACCTCCACCGTCACAGCCTCCAACATCACCCGCATGGGAGGGGTGCCCATCATGGTGCCTGCACAGAACCAGGCCGGATCGCTGGTCTAA